A section of the Microbacterium forte genome encodes:
- a CDS encoding LacI family DNA-binding transcriptional regulator: MSDTSSEPRRTVGVRDVAVLAGVSRQTVSRVLNDHPEVAAETRERVLAAMTELGYRMNNAARALGTRRSRTLGVLATDALHYGPSRSIAALEAAAREVGYWLSAAFADAGDADAVIAAVDHLVMQGVEGIVVVAPHAHTLDALDELRIGVPVVTLHAADRGARGLSVDQAAGARLAVAALADAGHTRIAHLAGPADWLEAESRTQGFADELAARGLAAGPVFEGDWTAGSGYAAVDAVRKSGVTAVFAANDQMALGLLGGLHEVGLSVPGDISVVGFDDTPDAAYYWPKLTTVRQDFSELARRAVAAVLADSDGAPASDLPPVAPVLVTRDSVAPPR; the protein is encoded by the coding sequence GTGAGTGACACGAGCAGCGAGCCCCGTCGCACTGTCGGCGTGCGTGACGTCGCCGTGCTCGCCGGGGTCTCTCGGCAGACGGTGTCACGGGTGCTGAACGACCACCCCGAGGTCGCCGCCGAGACCCGCGAACGGGTGCTCGCCGCGATGACCGAGCTCGGCTACCGCATGAACAACGCCGCCAGGGCACTGGGCACGCGGCGCTCCCGCACGCTCGGTGTGCTGGCCACCGACGCCCTGCACTATGGGCCCTCGCGCAGCATCGCCGCGCTCGAGGCCGCAGCCCGCGAGGTCGGCTACTGGCTGAGTGCGGCCTTCGCGGATGCCGGAGACGCCGACGCGGTCATCGCCGCGGTCGACCACCTCGTGATGCAGGGCGTCGAAGGCATCGTCGTCGTCGCCCCGCACGCCCACACCCTCGATGCGCTCGACGAGCTGCGCATCGGCGTGCCGGTCGTCACGCTGCACGCGGCCGACCGAGGAGCCCGCGGCCTCTCGGTCGACCAGGCCGCGGGAGCCAGGCTCGCCGTCGCGGCGCTCGCCGACGCGGGGCACACGCGCATCGCGCACCTGGCCGGACCCGCCGACTGGCTCGAAGCAGAGTCCCGCACGCAGGGATTCGCAGACGAGCTCGCCGCGCGTGGGCTCGCCGCCGGCCCCGTGTTCGAGGGTGATTGGACAGCAGGCTCGGGCTACGCGGCCGTCGACGCCGTGCGGAAGTCGGGCGTGACGGCTGTGTTCGCGGCCAACGACCAGATGGCGCTCGGGCTGCTCGGCGGGCTGCATGAGGTCGGGCTCTCGGTGCCGGGCGACATCAGCGTGGTGGGCTTCGACGACACCCCGGATGCCGCCTACTACTGGCCCAAGCTGACGACCGTGCGACAGGACTTCTCCGAGCTGGCGCGCCGAGCGGTGGCGGCGGTGCTGGCGGACAGCGACGGAGCGCCGGCATCCGATCTCCCGCCCGTGGCTCCCGTGCTCGTGACCCGTGATTCGGTCGCCCCGCCCCGCTGA
- a CDS encoding L-ribulose-5-phosphate 4-epimerase, which translates to MSNEAPVFSAEIDASIQAVREDVARLHAELVRNGLVVWTGGNVSGRVPGADLFVIKPSGVSYDDLAPENMILCDLDGAVIAGTAGSERAPSSDTAAHAYVYRHMPTVGGVVHTHSTFAVAWAARGEEIPCVITAMADEFGGPIPVGPFAIIGDDSIGHGIVQTLSGHRSRAVLMQNHGPFTIGVDAKDAVKAAVMVEDVARTVHYAREAGPLIPIPQEAIDSLFHRYQNVYGQNSDARR; encoded by the coding sequence GTGAGCAACGAAGCCCCCGTCTTCTCCGCCGAGATCGACGCATCGATCCAGGCCGTCCGCGAAGATGTCGCCCGCCTGCACGCCGAACTGGTCCGCAACGGCCTCGTCGTCTGGACCGGCGGCAACGTCTCCGGCCGCGTGCCCGGCGCCGACCTGTTCGTCATCAAGCCGTCGGGCGTGAGCTACGACGACCTCGCCCCCGAGAACATGATCCTGTGCGACCTCGACGGTGCCGTGATCGCCGGAACCGCCGGGAGTGAACGCGCGCCCTCGAGCGACACCGCGGCCCACGCCTACGTCTACCGCCACATGCCCACCGTCGGGGGCGTCGTGCACACCCACTCGACGTTCGCCGTCGCCTGGGCGGCCCGCGGCGAGGAGATCCCGTGCGTGATCACCGCCATGGCAGACGAGTTCGGCGGTCCGATCCCGGTGGGCCCGTTCGCGATCATCGGCGACGACTCGATCGGTCACGGAATCGTGCAGACCCTCAGCGGCCACCGCAGCCGCGCGGTGCTCATGCAGAACCACGGCCCCTTCACGATCGGGGTCGACGCGAAGGATGCCGTGAAGGCCGCCGTCATGGTCGAGGACGTCGCCCGCACCGTGCACTACGCCCGTGAGGCGGGCCCCCTCATCCCGATTCCGCAGGAGGCGATCGACAGCCTCTTCCACCGCTACCAGAACGTCTACGGACAGAACTCGGACGCCCGACGATGA
- a CDS encoding xylulokinase, which translates to MSDTTTTPDTTRTAARDDILAARTSLGIELGSTRIKACLIGSDATEVLATGSFAWENRLEDGLWTYAIDEVWAGLQAAYAALVADAESRHGVRPETFGAIGISAMMHGYLAFDAQGELLVPFRTWRNTNTGAAAAELTDLLGVNIPLRWSIAHLHQAVLDGEAHVPQLDFVTTLAGYVHERLTGERVLGVGDASGMFPIDSSAGDYDERMLQAYDARAADRLPATARDLFPTVLPAGAAAGSLTAEGAALLDPSGALKPGIPLCPPEGDAGTGMVATNSVSPRTGNVSAGTSIFAMVVLERPLTEVHHELDLVTTPAGDAVAMVHCNNGASELAAWAGLFTRFSAAAGQPLSDDAVFDALFREALDGEADAGGLLAYNHLAGEPIAGLTEGRPLFVRTPGSAFTLGNFMRSQLYGVFGTLALGMQVLTAEGVELDRMFAHGGMFRTAGVAQRFLAGALGAPVAVGELASEGGAWGIAVLASYLAHAESASLGEYLDRDVFATASLSVADPDPADVAGFAAYLDRYRAGLAIEAAATTALRPGR; encoded by the coding sequence ATGAGCGACACGACCACTACGCCCGACACGACCCGCACCGCAGCCCGCGACGACATCCTCGCCGCCCGCACGAGCCTCGGCATCGAGCTCGGCTCCACGCGCATCAAGGCGTGCCTGATCGGATCGGATGCCACGGAGGTGCTCGCCACCGGCTCGTTCGCATGGGAGAACCGGCTCGAAGACGGCCTCTGGACGTACGCGATCGACGAGGTCTGGGCCGGACTCCAGGCGGCTTACGCCGCTCTCGTCGCCGACGCGGAGAGCCGCCACGGCGTGCGTCCCGAGACCTTCGGCGCGATCGGCATCTCGGCGATGATGCACGGCTACCTCGCGTTCGACGCGCAGGGCGAGCTGCTCGTGCCGTTCCGCACCTGGCGCAACACCAACACGGGTGCCGCGGCGGCCGAGCTGACCGACCTGCTCGGCGTCAACATCCCGCTGCGCTGGTCGATCGCGCACCTGCACCAGGCGGTGCTCGACGGCGAGGCGCATGTGCCGCAGCTCGACTTCGTCACGACCCTCGCCGGGTACGTGCACGAACGGCTCACGGGCGAACGAGTGCTGGGCGTCGGCGACGCCTCCGGCATGTTCCCGATCGACTCGAGCGCCGGCGACTACGACGAGCGGATGCTGCAGGCATACGACGCCCGCGCCGCCGACCGCCTTCCGGCGACCGCACGAGACCTCTTCCCGACAGTGCTCCCGGCCGGAGCGGCCGCAGGCTCCCTCACCGCCGAGGGCGCAGCGCTGCTCGACCCCAGCGGTGCGCTGAAGCCCGGCATCCCGCTCTGCCCGCCCGAGGGCGACGCCGGCACCGGCATGGTGGCGACCAACTCGGTGTCTCCTCGCACGGGCAACGTCTCGGCGGGGACGAGCATCTTCGCCATGGTCGTGCTCGAGCGACCGCTCACCGAGGTGCACCACGAGCTCGACCTCGTGACCACGCCGGCCGGCGACGCCGTCGCCATGGTGCACTGCAACAACGGTGCCAGCGAACTCGCCGCCTGGGCCGGTCTCTTCACCCGCTTCTCCGCGGCAGCGGGTCAGCCGCTGAGCGACGACGCCGTCTTCGACGCGCTGTTCCGCGAGGCTCTCGACGGTGAGGCGGATGCCGGTGGGCTGCTGGCGTACAACCACCTCGCCGGCGAGCCGATCGCGGGTCTCACCGAGGGGCGTCCGCTGTTCGTGCGCACGCCCGGCAGCGCCTTCACGCTCGGCAACTTCATGCGCTCGCAGCTCTACGGCGTCTTCGGAACGCTCGCGCTGGGGATGCAGGTGCTCACCGCCGAGGGCGTCGAACTCGACCGCATGTTCGCGCACGGGGGCATGTTCCGCACGGCCGGGGTCGCGCAGCGCTTCCTCGCCGGAGCGCTGGGTGCTCCGGTCGCTGTCGGGGAGCTCGCCTCCGAGGGCGGCGCGTGGGGCATCGCCGTGCTCGCGTCGTACCTCGCGCACGCCGAGTCCGCCTCGCTGGGCGAGTACCTCGACCGCGACGTGTTCGCGACGGCATCCCTCTCGGTCGCCGACCCCGACCCTGCCGACGTCGCCGGCTTCGCCGCCTACCTCGATCGCTACCGTGCCGGCCTCGCCATCGAGGCCGCCGCAACCACCGCTCTCCGTCCCGGTCGCTGA
- the araA gene encoding L-arabinose isomerase: MTRTPLTTSLDGYEVWFLTGSQHLYGPETLAQVADQSQQIARILDEAGEVPVKIVWKPVLTDAAAIKRTALEANADDRVIGLIAWMHTFSPAKMWIAGLDALQKPLAHLHTQANVELPWADIDFDFMNLNQAAHGDREFGYIQTRLGVPRKTVVGHASDPRVRQEIATWQRAAAGLAASRSLKLARFGDNMRYVAVTEGDKTEAELRFGVQVNTWGVNDLADAVAAASDSEIDALVAEYEELYEVVPELRRGGDRHQSLRDGAAIEIGLRTFLEEGGFGAFTTSFEDLGALTQLPGLAVQRLMAEGYGFGAEGDWKTAILVRVANVMGAGLPGGASLMEDYTYDMTPGDELILGAHMLEVSPSLTTAKPTLEIHPLGIGGKDDPVRLVFTADPGPAIVVALSDMRDRFRLTANVVENVPPRQSLPKLPVGRAVWKPQPDFTTSAAAWLTAGAAHHTVMSTAVGLEAFRDFAEMAEVELLVIDDATTLPEFQKQVRWNQAYYRLAQGL; the protein is encoded by the coding sequence ATGACCCGCACCCCGCTCACCACCTCGCTCGACGGCTACGAGGTCTGGTTCCTCACCGGCAGCCAGCACCTCTACGGCCCCGAGACGCTCGCCCAGGTCGCCGACCAGTCGCAGCAGATCGCCCGCATCCTCGACGAGGCGGGCGAGGTTCCCGTGAAGATCGTCTGGAAGCCGGTGCTGACGGATGCCGCCGCCATCAAGCGCACCGCGCTCGAGGCGAACGCCGACGACCGGGTCATCGGCCTGATCGCGTGGATGCACACGTTCAGCCCCGCCAAGATGTGGATCGCCGGTCTCGACGCGCTGCAGAAGCCGCTCGCGCACCTGCACACGCAGGCGAACGTCGAGCTGCCCTGGGCGGACATCGACTTCGACTTCATGAACCTGAATCAGGCCGCGCACGGCGACCGCGAGTTCGGCTACATCCAGACGCGCCTCGGCGTGCCGCGCAAGACCGTCGTCGGTCACGCGAGCGACCCGCGGGTGCGTCAGGAGATCGCGACGTGGCAGCGTGCGGCCGCCGGCCTCGCGGCCTCCCGCTCGCTCAAGCTCGCCCGCTTCGGCGACAACATGCGTTACGTCGCCGTCACCGAGGGTGACAAGACCGAGGCAGAGCTGCGCTTCGGCGTGCAGGTCAACACCTGGGGCGTGAACGATCTGGCGGATGCCGTCGCCGCGGCATCCGACTCCGAGATCGACGCCCTCGTGGCCGAGTACGAGGAGCTGTACGAGGTCGTGCCGGAGCTGCGCCGCGGTGGTGACCGCCACCAGTCTCTGCGTGACGGAGCCGCGATCGAGATCGGTCTGCGGACGTTCCTCGAAGAGGGGGGCTTCGGCGCCTTCACCACGTCGTTCGAAGACCTCGGCGCGCTGACGCAGCTGCCCGGTCTCGCGGTGCAGCGCCTGATGGCCGAGGGATACGGCTTCGGTGCCGAGGGCGACTGGAAGACCGCGATCCTCGTGCGCGTCGCGAATGTGATGGGTGCGGGGCTGCCCGGTGGGGCGAGCCTCATGGAGGACTACACCTACGACATGACCCCCGGCGACGAGCTGATCCTCGGCGCGCACATGCTGGAGGTCTCGCCGTCGCTCACCACCGCGAAGCCGACGCTCGAGATCCACCCGCTCGGCATCGGCGGCAAGGACGACCCGGTGCGCCTGGTCTTCACCGCCGACCCCGGCCCCGCGATCGTCGTCGCGCTCAGCGACATGCGCGACCGGTTCCGCCTCACCGCGAACGTCGTCGAGAACGTGCCGCCGCGCCAGTCGCTGCCGAAGCTCCCGGTGGGCCGCGCTGTCTGGAAGCCGCAGCCCGACTTCACCACGAGCGCCGCCGCGTGGCTGACCGCCGGTGCCGCGCACCACACCGTCATGTCGACGGCCGTCGGGCTCGAGGCCTTCCGCGACTTCGCCGAGATGGCCGAGGTCGAGCTGCTCGTGATCGACGATGCGACCACCCTGCCCGAGTTCCAGAAGCAGGTGCGCTGGAACCAGGCGTACTACCGACTGGCTCAGGGGCTGTGA
- a CDS encoding aldose 1-epimerase family protein produces MTDVSSAAVDVATAARPRSGRQLRIAGHGYEAVIASVGASLRVLTFEGRDLVVPFDADEVRPGYRGTTLAPWPNRIVDGRYTFGGAEQQLALTEPARGQALHGLLAWAEFEDRLVLDDRVVLAAVIEPQMGYPFRVEVETEYRIDIDGLRQTVTARNLGADAAPWGTGPHPYLVAGPEGRVDDWTLTLPASEVLTVTPDRLNPVALEAVAEHPEWDFRAARRIGDVFIDHAFTGLARDGGVAEVRLVTDAGTGVAMTFDERCPWVQVHTADNPGIDAIHRIGLAVEPMTCPPDAFNSATDLVVLEPRATHAASWRISAV; encoded by the coding sequence ATGACCGACGTCTCCTCCGCCGCCGTCGATGTGGCGACCGCAGCGCGACCGCGCTCAGGACGGCAGCTGCGCATCGCAGGTCACGGCTACGAGGCCGTGATCGCGAGCGTCGGCGCATCGCTGCGTGTGCTCACGTTCGAGGGACGCGATCTGGTCGTGCCGTTCGACGCCGACGAGGTGCGGCCCGGATACCGCGGCACCACCCTCGCGCCGTGGCCCAACCGCATCGTCGACGGCCGTTACACGTTCGGCGGCGCCGAGCAGCAGCTGGCTCTCACCGAACCCGCCCGCGGCCAGGCGCTGCACGGCCTCCTCGCGTGGGCGGAGTTCGAGGATCGCCTCGTGCTCGACGACCGCGTCGTGCTTGCGGCCGTGATCGAGCCGCAGATGGGATACCCGTTCCGCGTCGAGGTCGAGACCGAATACCGCATCGACATCGACGGGCTGCGTCAGACGGTGACCGCGCGCAACCTCGGGGCGGATGCTGCGCCCTGGGGCACCGGACCGCATCCCTATCTCGTCGCCGGCCCCGAGGGCCGGGTGGACGACTGGACGCTCACGCTGCCGGCATCCGAGGTGCTCACCGTCACGCCCGACCGGTTGAACCCGGTTGCTCTCGAGGCCGTGGCGGAGCATCCGGAATGGGACTTCCGCGCAGCGCGCCGCATCGGCGACGTCTTCATCGACCACGCCTTCACCGGTCTCGCCCGTGACGGCGGAGTCGCCGAGGTGCGGCTCGTGACGGATGCCGGAACCGGCGTCGCGATGACGTTCGACGAGCGCTGCCCGTGGGTGCAGGTGCACACGGCCGACAACCCGGGGATCGATGCGATCCACCGCATCGGTCTCGCGGTCGAGCCGATGACCTGCCCGCCCGATGCCTTCAACTCGGCAACCGACCTCGTCGTGCTCGAACCCCGCGCGACGCACGCCGCATCCTGGCGGATCTCCGCCGTCTGA
- a CDS encoding type 1 glutamine amidotransferase domain-containing protein, which produces MSSVLFVVTGARTWTLSDGTEHPTGYWAEELLAPYRLLTAAGHDVVFATPGGVEPVADSSSLGEGDAAALAQIPGLTTPLVLADVDAADYAAVYYPGGHGPMQDLAVDADSAALISATVAAGRPLAAVCHGLAALLPARDSAGEPLVAGRRITGFSDEEERIGGLADRAPFLLETSLRGLGADVEVTDPWSDHTIVDGQLITGQNPQSSASAAQALIAALA; this is translated from the coding sequence ATGTCATCCGTCCTCTTCGTCGTCACCGGCGCCCGCACCTGGACCCTGTCCGACGGCACCGAGCACCCCACCGGCTACTGGGCCGAAGAACTGCTCGCCCCGTATCGACTGCTCACCGCAGCAGGTCATGACGTCGTCTTCGCGACTCCCGGCGGTGTCGAGCCGGTGGCCGACTCGTCGAGCCTCGGCGAAGGCGATGCCGCGGCCCTCGCGCAGATCCCGGGGCTCACCACTCCCCTGGTGCTCGCCGACGTCGACGCCGCCGACTACGCGGCCGTCTACTATCCGGGCGGCCACGGCCCGATGCAGGACCTCGCAGTGGATGCCGACTCGGCGGCGCTCATCTCGGCGACCGTCGCCGCCGGCCGCCCGCTGGCCGCCGTATGCCACGGTCTCGCGGCTCTGCTGCCCGCGCGCGATTCCGCCGGCGAGCCCCTGGTCGCCGGGCGCCGAATCACCGGCTTCTCCGATGAGGAGGAGCGCATCGGCGGACTCGCCGATCGCGCACCGTTCCTTCTCGAGACCTCGCTGCGCGGTCTCGGCGCCGACGTCGAGGTCACCGATCCCTGGAGCGATCACACGATCGTCGACGGCCAGCTCATCACCGGACAGAACCCGCAGTCATCGGCATCCGCCGCCCAGGCCCTGATCGCGGCTCTCGCCTGA
- a CDS encoding LysR family transcriptional regulator has translation MSNRNSDGLQDLGLWRTFLAAHRSGSVSAAARTLGLAQSSVTTQLQALDVSVGEPLFVRHARGIRPTPRADELAARLSGPLDALADALGTRPAAEPPIVRLGGAAEFLASVAAPALAPAVADGMRLAVTTGLADDLLEQLRVGSLDLVISAVRPRGRGLPSVPFFDEEFALVAAPALGIAHSPVLTRDALTDAPLLAYDRDVPILRRYWRHVFGIRLDREPALVFPDLRALAAAAVAGAGVTVLPTYLIADELADGRLVDLRPTDDPPINTLHLVRRPGPLAEGVAVVEQALRAAVADL, from the coding sequence ATGAGCAATCGGAATTCCGATGGACTGCAGGACCTCGGGCTGTGGCGCACCTTCCTCGCCGCGCACCGGTCGGGGTCGGTGTCAGCGGCGGCGCGCACACTCGGCCTCGCGCAGTCATCCGTGACGACGCAGCTTCAAGCGCTGGACGTGAGCGTCGGTGAGCCGCTGTTCGTGCGTCATGCCCGCGGCATCCGCCCGACGCCGCGCGCCGACGAGCTCGCAGCCCGGCTCTCCGGTCCACTCGACGCGCTGGCGGATGCTCTCGGCACCCGCCCCGCCGCCGAACCGCCGATCGTGCGACTGGGCGGCGCCGCCGAGTTCCTGGCCAGCGTCGCCGCACCCGCTCTCGCCCCCGCTGTCGCAGACGGGATGCGGCTCGCGGTGACCACCGGCCTGGCCGACGATCTGCTCGAGCAGCTCAGGGTCGGCAGCCTCGACCTCGTGATCTCGGCGGTGCGTCCGCGCGGGCGGGGGCTGCCGTCCGTGCCGTTCTTCGACGAGGAGTTCGCACTCGTCGCGGCACCGGCGCTCGGCATCGCGCATTCCCCCGTCCTCACGCGGGACGCCCTCACCGACGCGCCCCTGCTGGCCTACGACCGCGACGTGCCGATCCTGCGCCGGTACTGGCGGCATGTCTTCGGCATCCGTCTCGACCGCGAACCCGCTCTGGTCTTCCCGGATCTGCGTGCGCTCGCCGCCGCCGCCGTCGCCGGAGCGGGCGTCACCGTGCTGCCGACCTACCTGATCGCCGACGAGCTCGCCGACGGGAGGCTCGTCGACCTGCGTCCGACCGACGACCCGCCGATCAACACCCTGCACCTCGTGCGACGACCGGGGCCGCTGGCCGAGGGGGTCGCGGTGGTCGAGCAGGCGCTGCGCGCCGCCGTCGCCGACCTCTGA
- a CDS encoding antibiotic biosynthesis monooxygenase: protein MSSEPITVSIRRELDPEHVAEATAWVQTGVNLAHRYPGFLGSGWVRDGEDSHVWHMLYRFSDEKSLLAWEQSGEREWWKSTGEQFVRSERVRRRSGIEGWFDEPTTDTITLPRADGSTTTVAMVSTPPRWKQAVSIWLGFFPLNLVFTYAMSPIPGWNELPIWLRVLATTVVLTPIMTYWVLPWVTRTLRRWLNR from the coding sequence ATGTCCAGCGAACCCATCACCGTCTCCATCCGCCGCGAGCTCGACCCGGAGCATGTCGCCGAGGCCACTGCCTGGGTGCAGACCGGCGTGAACCTCGCGCACCGGTACCCCGGCTTCCTCGGATCCGGATGGGTGCGCGACGGCGAGGACTCGCACGTCTGGCACATGCTCTACCGCTTCTCCGACGAGAAGTCGCTCCTCGCCTGGGAGCAGTCCGGCGAGCGCGAGTGGTGGAAGTCGACCGGCGAGCAGTTCGTGCGCAGCGAGCGCGTGCGCCGCCGCAGCGGCATCGAGGGATGGTTCGACGAGCCGACCACCGACACCATCACCCTCCCTCGGGCCGACGGCTCGACGACCACGGTCGCGATGGTCAGCACTCCCCCGCGCTGGAAGCAGGCCGTGTCGATCTGGCTCGGGTTCTTCCCGCTCAACCTCGTCTTCACCTATGCGATGAGCCCGATCCCCGGCTGGAACGAGCTGCCGATCTGGTTGCGGGTGCTCGCGACGACGGTCGTGCTGACCCCGATCATGACCTACTGGGTGCTGCCCTGGGTCACGCGCACGCTGCGCCGCTGGCTCAACCGCTGA
- a CDS encoding thiolase family protein, which translates to MSTRSEAVLVDVVRTPVGRGKPGGALSGVHPVDLAAGALGAILERNGLESRQIDDVLLGCVSQVGDQSSNIARQAVLAAGFDETIPATTIDRQCGSSQQAVHFAAQGIMAGAYDAVIVGGVESMSRVPLGSSAAGGSPMSPRLRERYPEGLVNQGVSAELIAQRWGLDRAALDDYAAESHRRAADAWGSGFFDRTIIPVTEAPDAAVDETVRAGTTAEGLAGLNPAFRTDALAARFPEVGWRITPGNSSPLTDGASAALLMSAERADALGLTPRARFHAFTVVGDDPLMMLTGPIPATRRILERTGLTIDDLDAYEVNEAFASVPLAWAAELGADAARLNPRGGAIALGHALGSSGTRLLGTLIDQLDAVGGRFGLQTMCEGGGMANATIIERL; encoded by the coding sequence ATGAGCACGCGCAGCGAAGCCGTCCTGGTCGATGTCGTCCGCACCCCCGTCGGGCGGGGCAAGCCGGGCGGCGCCCTGTCGGGTGTGCATCCCGTCGATCTGGCGGCGGGCGCGTTGGGCGCGATCCTCGAACGCAACGGTCTGGAATCGCGGCAGATCGACGACGTGCTGCTCGGCTGCGTGAGCCAGGTGGGCGATCAGTCGTCGAACATCGCCCGTCAGGCCGTGCTCGCCGCGGGCTTCGACGAGACGATCCCCGCCACGACGATCGACCGTCAGTGCGGGTCGAGTCAGCAGGCGGTGCACTTCGCCGCGCAGGGGATCATGGCCGGGGCTTACGACGCGGTCATCGTCGGAGGTGTCGAGTCGATGAGCCGCGTGCCGCTCGGCTCGTCCGCAGCCGGCGGAAGCCCGATGTCGCCCCGCCTGCGTGAGCGCTACCCCGAAGGCCTCGTGAACCAGGGCGTCTCGGCCGAGCTCATCGCCCAGCGCTGGGGCCTCGATCGTGCTGCACTCGATGACTATGCGGCAGAGTCGCATCGCCGCGCGGCGGATGCCTGGGGGAGCGGCTTCTTCGACCGCACGATCATCCCGGTCACCGAGGCGCCGGATGCCGCGGTCGACGAGACCGTGCGCGCCGGCACGACGGCCGAAGGGCTCGCGGGGCTGAACCCGGCGTTCCGCACCGACGCGCTCGCCGCGCGGTTCCCCGAGGTCGGTTGGAGGATCACGCCCGGCAACTCGTCACCGCTCACCGACGGGGCATCCGCCGCACTGTTGATGAGCGCAGAGCGCGCCGACGCGCTGGGGCTCACGCCGCGTGCGAGGTTCCACGCGTTCACGGTGGTCGGAGACGACCCGCTGATGATGCTCACCGGGCCGATCCCCGCCACGCGGCGCATCCTCGAGCGCACCGGACTCACGATCGACGACCTCGACGCCTACGAGGTCAACGAGGCGTTCGCGTCGGTGCCGCTCGCCTGGGCCGCCGAGCTCGGGGCGGACGCCGCGAGACTCAACCCACGCGGAGGAGCGATCGCCCTCGGGCACGCTCTCGGCTCGTCGGGCACCCGCCTGCTCGGAACCCTCATCGACCAGCTCGACGCGGTCGGCGGACGATTCGGCCTGCAGACCATGTGCGAGGGCGGCGGCATGGCGAACGCCACGATCATCGAGCGCCTCTAG